From the Carya illinoinensis cultivar Pawnee chromosome 4, C.illinoinensisPawnee_v1, whole genome shotgun sequence genome, one window contains:
- the LOC122307221 gene encoding mitogen-activated protein kinase kinase kinase 3-like — protein MPAWWGRKSSKNKGVQQQQQQQQQQQQQHQVIYNKPVGTHLNPSKSSISNDNTKGKDKEKEKPTSFDELFSRNSPRTSKDFGGSSGFSGLDLDSAERVSHPLPLPSTSSSNDHIPVSTLGLGSGSGSVSSLSSDGSSEDQPVAQENGQFANFRGQGDTKFIMRSRSPGPGSRGPTSPTSPLHPRLCGLNLESPTGKQEDGKSQCHRLPLPPGSPTSPSALPNARTSGSMENTTSTKSQWKKGRLLGRGTFGHVYLGFNSGSGQMCAIKEVRVAIDDHTSRECLKQLNQEINLLSQLSHPNIVRYHGSELGEETLSVYLEYVSGGSIHKLLQEYGPFKEPVIQNYTRQLISGLAYLHGRNTVHRDIKGANILVDPNGEIKLADFGMAKHITACASMLSFKGSPYWMAPEVVMNTNGYSLAVDVWSLGCTILEMATSKPPWSQYEGVAAIFKIGNSKDIPEIPEHLSNDAKNFIKLCLQREPSARPTALQLLDHPFIRDQATNRVVNMNVTKDAFPYMFDGSRTPPVLELHSNRTNITSSDRNYATMPVFPTRAMKSPRDSIRAITSLPVSPCSSPLRQYGTGHKSCFLSPPHPTYAIMGQIGKNLNEYSSYTTSRPNATFTLEPWQEISPYSVHTPGGSPRTRPI, from the exons ATGCCTGCTTGGTGGGGAAGGAAGAGCAGCAAGAACAAAGGAGTACAGCAGcaacagcaacaacagcaacagcagcagcagcagcatcaAGTTATATACaacaaaccagttggcacacacCTCAATCCATCCAAATCCTCGATCAGCAATGACAACACCAAGGGCAAGgacaaggaaaaggaaaagccaACGAGCTTCGACGAACTCTTCTCGCGTAATTCGCCGCGTACCAGCAAGGACTTCGGCGGCTCCTCCGGGTTTTCGGGTTTAGATTTGGACAGCGCTGAGAGGGTAAGTCATCCGCTACCTCTGCCGTCGACCTCGTCCTCGAATGATCATATCCCTGTGTCTACGCTCGGGTTGGGATCCGGGTCGGGCTCGGTTTCGAGCTTGAGCTCCGATGGGTCCTCTGAGGATCAGCCGGTTGCTCAGGAAAATGGTCAATTCGCTAATTTCAG GGGACAAGGTGATACCAAGTTCATCATGAGGTCAAGAAGCCCCGGTCCTGGGTCGAGGGGGCCCACAAGCCCCACATCACCTCTTCACCCAAGATTATGTGGCTTAAATTTGGAGTCTCCAACAGGAAAGCAAGAAGATGGGAAGAGTCAATGTCATCGTCTTCCTCTTCCTCCAGGTTCTCCTACTAGCCCTTCCGCCTTGCCCAACGCAAGAACAAGTGGAAGCATGGAAAACACAACTTCTACAAAGTCCCAGTGGAAGAAAGGAAGGCTTCTGGGAAGGGGAACTTTTGGCCATGTATACCTCGGATTTAATAG TGGAAGCGGGCAAATGTGTGCAATAAAAGAAGTCAGGGTTGCTATCGATGATCATACATCAAGAGAATGTCTCAAGCAACTAAACCAG GAGATAAATTTGCTCAGTCAGCTTTCACATCCAAACATTGTGCGATACCATGGAAGTGAATTG GGTGAGGAGACACTTTCAGTTTATTTGGAATATGTCTCTGGTGGCTCAATCCATAAATTACTTCAAGAATATGGTCCATTTAAGGAACCTGTTATTCAAAACTATACCAGGCAGCTTATTTCTGGGCTTGCCTACTTACATGGAAGAAATACAGTGCACAG GGACATCAAAGGGGCAAACATTTTGGTAGATCCTAATGGTGAAATCAAGTTGGCAGACTTTGGCATGGCCAAACAT ATAACAGCTTGTGCCTCAATGCTTTCTTTCAAGGGAAGTCCTTACTGGATGGCACCTgag GTTGTTATGAACACAAATGGATACAGTCTGGCCGTGGACGTTTGGAGCTTGGGATGTACAATTCTTGAAATGGCAACGTCTAAGCCACCGTGGAGCCAGTATGAAGGG GTGGCTGCAATATTCAAAATTGGAAACAGCAAAGATATCCCTGAAATCCCTGAACACCTTTCGAATGATGCAAAGAATTTTATCAAGCTGTGCTTGCAACGAGAACCATCAGCACGGCCTACAGCCTTGCAATTACTAGATCACCCTTTTATTCGAGACCAGGCAACAAATAGAGTAGTAAATATGAATGTGACCAAGGACGCCTTCCCTTACATGTTTGATGGAAGCCGCACACCG CCAGTGTTAGAACTCCATTCAAATAGAACGAATATCACTTCAAGTGATAGAAACTATGCAACGATGCCAGTGTTTCCCACAAGAGCTATGAAAAGCCCGAG GGATAGTATAAGAGCGATTACATCTTTACCTGTATCACCCTGTTCAAGCCCATTACGACAGTATGGAACTGGACACAAGAGCTGTTTCTTATCTCCTCCTCACCCAACTTATGCTATTATGGGACAAATTGGCAAGAACTTGAATGAGTACTCGTCGTATACAACGAGTAGACCGAATGCAACATTCACCCTTGAACCTTGGCAGGAGATCTCCCCATACAGCGTTCATACCCCTGGTGGATCACCAAGAACAAGACCTATTTGA